In Candidatus Delongbacteria bacterium, the genomic window GTGTGTTCGCCTACTCGGACGTGGACGGCATCTATGATTCCCAGGAGACCCCGGACCTGCACCTCGCCTGGGGCACGCCGACCTCCTACGCCGACACGATGATGTATTACGAAGTGGGCAACGACACCCTGTTCGTCACCTCCTTCGCCAACGTGGACTCCTGGCACGCCTCCCTGTGGCACTACAACGCCACCCAGAACGACTGGGGCCACATCGCGGGTTGGCAGACGGCCAACGGAGAGAACGACCTGCCCGCCGACAGCATGTACCTGGGCGTGTTCCGCAACGCGTTCGACCGCGTGCAGCTGGCCCACGACCCGGCCACCGGCTACCTCTACGCCCTGTGGAACCAGTACAGCAAGGACGACGTGCGCGCCCGCGGCACCGACAACAAGCAGATGGCCAACGGCGAATTGTACTTGGCCTGCTCCGCGGACAACGGCCAGACCTGGGGCCCGCACCTGAACATCACCAACTCCCCGTCCCCGGGCTGCTCTTCCCCCGACTGCTGGAGCGAGACCTTCGGCTCCCTGGCTGAGATCGTGAGCAACGGCTTCCTGCACATCACCTTCATGATGGACAAGCACGCCGGTTCCTCGATCCGCAACGACGACGCCAACGACGGCTCCCTCGAGACGGTGAACAACTACTACTACATGCGCGTGCCCATCTCGGCCGTTCCGGCCCCCACCACCGCCTGGGATGCCGCCGGTCACGTGGGTCTGGGCAGCTACAAGCGCCCGTGGTACTTCACCAACGGCCACCTGGACACCATCCAGATGGTTGACCGCGTCCTGATCTTCAACGAAGGCCGCAACCCCGTCCACCTGAACTCGCTGACCATGTATCACGACGCCCTGGACGTGTTCGGTGACACGGACAGCGACCTCTACGTGACCTGGGAAGTGATGGAAGGCGATCCCGTCGAGCCCGGCGAGTGGATCGTGGATCCCTCCAACGGCACCGAGTGGGACGGCACCATCCCGGCCCAGACCGCCCTGGTGACGCACGTCTCCGTCGGCCATCGCGGCCTGCCCCTGGCCGAGCAGCTGTTCAAGTTCAGCTTCGACGACGGCACCGACCGCTTCTACCGCTTCGTCTATCAGGGCGCCGCCGGCGAAGGGTCGATGGTGGTGGAACTGGACGAGGAGAACCTGGAGGCCTACGCGGCGACCGTGTTGTACGATCGCGGCGACTCGGTCGACCCGGGCACGACCCCGCGTGACTTCGCCCTGTCCCAGAACGTGCCGAACCCCTTCAACCCCACCACCGAGATCAGT contains:
- a CDS encoding T9SS type A sorting domain-containing protein; this translates as MRKTLVIASLALGTAAMAAQMAPADGRHSTAAPSRQDLSRQTYVNDALPNAAPKDDASQVDTDPVYEYERLVVGTSRYDYQHNGSYGKMIAISSDGVSHGSYMGGANITTGRRVLAWCVDTELTQTGPATNVTDARAGYTTHATTGQNPANGQPGDSGVVGFHTSASGIGSWFGTDFAGCTMAFNLLSNNESADILWPHIAVDYQDKIHMVTGDATTGATADYVYYNASTDAASWDGTFVVAVTNSNTLSQTATAAKHAPGAAIFVMPDAPASPEIFITGASQWHHDICYYEARDEDNDLFAQIETGNMINVTKYHDPESTAPFRHGVFAYSDVDGIYDSQETPDLHLAWGTPTSYADTMMYYEVGNDTLFVTSFANVDSWHASLWHYNATQNDWGHIAGWQTANGENDLPADSMYLGVFRNAFDRVQLAHDPATGYLYALWNQYSKDDVRARGTDNKQMANGELYLACSADNGQTWGPHLNITNSPSPGCSSPDCWSETFGSLAEIVSNGFLHITFMMDKHAGSSIRNDDANDGSLETVNNYYYMRVPISAVPAPTTAWDAAGHVGLGSYKRPWYFTNGHLDTIQMVDRVLIFNEGRNPVHLNSLTMYHDALDVFGDTDSDLYVTWEVMEGDPVEPGEWIVDPSNGTEWDGTIPAQTALVTHVSVGHRGLPLAEQLFKFSFDDGTDRFYRFVYQGAAGEGSMVVELDEENLEAYAATVLYDRGDSVDPGTTPRDFALSQNVPNPFNPTTEISFNMIKAGAASLKVYNLMGEVVATLVDGPLAVGNHTVGFDGSQLSSGVYFYTLQAAGRSETRKMLLTK